The nucleotide sequence TCAGTGACCGATTCTGGGGCACGATGTTGGCGAGGCTGAAGGACTCGGCCTGAGCCACCGCGCTCGGCATGTCGCCGGCCGGGGCGAGGTGGCCCCGGTCGTAGCCGCTGCGGACGTAGTCGGCGAGGCTGGCGCGGTCGTCCTCGGGCAGGCGGTCCTCGTCATGGAAGGCGTCGGCGCGCTCGACCCGGCGGGCGGCGGACACGCTCCGGCGCGTCAGGCGCTCGGCCGCGTAGAGCGGCGTGCGCGAGGCGCCCGAATGTAGCACCGCGAAGGCCTCGAAGCAGAGCGACACGGCCCTGTCGGCGAGCTTCGGATTGGTGAGGATCGGCGCCTGGCCGTCTGCAAACAGCGTGGGACAGGCAGGAGCGTCCTGAAGCGCCTGGGATGCCGCGGCGTGGGAGACGACGAGGAGGAAAAGGGCGGGAAGGACGGATCGCGGCGCCATTGCCGGATCAATAGCAGACATCAATAGCAGACACGGACGCGCCGGGGGCCGGACG is from Methylorubrum sp. B1-46 and encodes:
- a CDS encoding DNA/RNA non-specific endonuclease, producing the protein MAPRSVLPALFLLVVSHAAASQALQDAPACPTLFADGQAPILTNPKLADRAVSLCFEAFAVLHSGASRTPLYAAERLTRRSVSAARRVERADAFHDEDRLPEDDRASLADYVRSGYDRGHLAPAGDMPSAVAQAESFSLANIVPQNRSLNRGLWAAIEESVRRLATERGEIFVVTGPVFEGRSVGAIKGRVLVPTQLFKAIYDPRTGEAGAYLAPNAAGAEWRAVPLTTLRDIAGLDVFPALPEATKARAMTLPEPQEFSRGGQDSFADFLKQLAIDVLRRLWRELMRAIF